One stretch of Paenibacillus sp. AN1007 DNA includes these proteins:
- a CDS encoding molybdopterin oxidoreductase family protein translates to MIDQENGVFPAVCPLDCPDTCGLLLHKENGKIVKVTGNPDHPITKGAICNKVRNMTERVYHPERLQYPMKRVGAKGEGRFERISWDEAIQEITGKFKDLSDTYGPESILPYSFYGNMGVLGVDGMDRRFFNALGASVLEQTICNAAGNTGWKYTMGANHGTLPEDTEHADLIVVWGGNIVSTNMHQVVLAEKARKKGAKIVVIDVHRNRTAQWADWFIPIYPGTDSALALGLMHVLFEQGLTNEEFMQKYTIGHEALREHVRSCTPERTARITGVPEETIVELARLYGAAHAAHIHIGNGLQHHDNGGMNVRSIACLPAITGQWLKRGGGAVRTNSYASTNSDALERPDLRQHAEPRVVNMNRIGEALLEAEQPIRAMLVYCSNPLVVAPDTERVERGFAREDLFTVVHDLFMTDTAKYADIVLPAASSFEATDLYISYWHQYVQLQEPVIAPIGESKSNVELFSLLGQAMGFDADIFGEQPEQMIDSALQGTENPYMNGVTLDRLKQHRFVKLDMSAHASFLDHLPTPSGRIELYSEQMQQKGLPPLPTYAALVEGYDGENPAGPNDAYPLMFVSPPNHNFLNSSFGNSAKHQRLEKMPILQIHPEDAARREVQDGDAVVVWNERGRIELTAKVTDAMLPGTVISQGLWWDGDGKKQRSNTLTSNRLSDMGNGATFFSATVEVKRQ, encoded by the coding sequence ATGATCGATCAGGAGAATGGTGTATTTCCAGCGGTATGCCCGCTCGATTGTCCAGACACATGCGGTCTGCTGTTACATAAAGAGAATGGTAAAATTGTTAAGGTAACCGGTAATCCGGACCATCCGATCACAAAGGGTGCGATCTGTAATAAAGTTCGAAATATGACGGAGCGGGTGTATCATCCCGAACGTCTTCAATATCCGATGAAACGAGTCGGAGCCAAAGGTGAAGGCAGGTTCGAGCGCATAAGCTGGGACGAAGCAATTCAGGAAATTACGGGAAAGTTTAAAGATTTGTCTGATACGTATGGACCTGAGAGTATTCTGCCGTACAGTTTCTATGGAAATATGGGTGTGCTTGGTGTGGATGGCATGGATCGGCGTTTCTTTAATGCGCTGGGGGCAAGTGTGCTGGAGCAGACGATCTGTAATGCTGCAGGCAACACCGGCTGGAAATATACGATGGGCGCCAATCACGGAACGCTGCCGGAGGATACGGAGCATGCTGATTTGATCGTGGTCTGGGGCGGTAACATCGTCAGTACCAATATGCATCAGGTGGTACTGGCGGAGAAGGCTCGTAAAAAGGGTGCCAAAATCGTTGTCATTGACGTTCACCGCAACCGGACAGCACAATGGGCAGATTGGTTCATTCCAATCTATCCGGGCACAGACAGTGCGCTGGCACTGGGTTTGATGCATGTGCTCTTTGAGCAGGGACTAACGAATGAAGAATTTATGCAAAAATATACCATAGGACATGAAGCGCTGCGCGAGCATGTACGCAGCTGTACACCGGAACGCACGGCACGTATTACAGGCGTGCCAGAAGAAACCATTGTGGAGCTGGCCCGGCTCTATGGGGCTGCTCATGCCGCTCATATTCACATTGGCAATGGCCTGCAGCACCATGACAACGGGGGCATGAACGTACGCAGCATCGCCTGCCTGCCTGCGATTACAGGGCAGTGGCTCAAGCGCGGCGGGGGTGCGGTACGTACGAACAGCTATGCAAGTACGAACAGTGATGCGCTGGAGCGGCCTGACCTAAGGCAGCATGCCGAGCCGCGGGTTGTGAACATGAACCGGATTGGCGAAGCGCTGCTGGAAGCGGAGCAGCCGATCCGGGCCATGCTGGTTTACTGCAGCAATCCACTGGTTGTGGCACCAGATACGGAACGAGTGGAGCGAGGTTTTGCACGAGAGGACCTGTTCACGGTGGTTCATGATCTGTTCATGACCGATACAGCGAAGTATGCCGATATTGTGCTGCCGGCGGCGTCTTCTTTTGAAGCGACCGATCTGTACATCTCCTATTGGCATCAGTATGTGCAGCTGCAGGAGCCGGTCATTGCACCGATTGGAGAGAGCAAAAGCAATGTGGAGCTGTTCTCGCTGCTCGGACAAGCGATGGGGTTTGATGCAGACATCTTCGGTGAACAGCCGGAGCAGATGATTGATAGCGCACTGCAGGGCACAGAAAATCCGTATATGAACGGAGTTACGCTGGACAGGCTGAAGCAGCATCGCTTTGTGAAGCTGGATATGTCAGCACACGCCTCTTTCCTCGACCATCTGCCTACACCATCAGGCAGAATTGAATTATATTCCGAGCAGATGCAGCAGAAGGGGCTTCCGCCGCTGCCAACCTATGCTGCACTGGTTGAAGGATACGACGGCGAGAATCCGGCAGGGCCGAACGATGCATATCCGCTGATGTTTGTATCCCCGCCGAATCACAATTTCTTGAACTCCAGCTTTGGCAATTCGGCCAAACATCAACGTCTGGAAAAGATGCCTATACTGCAGATTCATCCGGAGGACGCGGCTCGCCGCGAAGTACAGGATGGCGATGCGGTTGTAGTATGGAATGAGCGCGGACGCATCGAATTAACGGCCAAGGTGACAGATGCAATGCTTCCGGGTACGGTAATCAGTCAAGGACTATGGTGGGATGGCGATGGCAAAAAGCAGCGCTCCAACACGCTGACCTCCAACCGGCTGTCGGATATGGGCA